A genome region from Lutra lutra chromosome 11, mLutLut1.2, whole genome shotgun sequence includes the following:
- the LOC125081445 gene encoding protein lifeguard 1-like isoform X1, whose product MKMDLEASEPTDFSSGGHHHLVRKAADSNVQIKSGQSSTSAPSEPQKTHGNPHSKMRERTDVYVVQISDETTPDESNNLASPFSDASIRRAFIIKVFLILSAQLVVTGAIVSVFLFWKGLKTWVLMNAWFTYAILPAFFVVLIVLACCGKLRRQVPANYILLGLFTVLQGLLLGAISVFYNAEEILWATAATALVTLSLTLFALQTKWDFTMLNGILFVSLFVLLIYGILLLFIRSYWLHLLYAGLGTIIFSLYLVMDVQLMVGGRHHHSDLDPEEYVFAALNIYLDIINLFIFILQLIGLGR is encoded by the exons at GAAAATGGACTTGGAGGCCAGTGAACCAACAGACTTTAGTTCTGGAGGTCATCATCATCTGGTTCGGAAAGCAGCAGATAGTAATGTCCAGATCAAGTCTGGTCAGTCCTCCACATCTGCACCTTCTGAGCCACAAAAAACTCACGGGAATCCACATTCAAAGATGAGAGAGCGAACGGATGTCTATGTGGTACAAATTTCAGATGAGACCACCCCAGATGAGAGCAATAATTTAGCCAGTCCATTCTCAGATGCATCGATCCGCAGAG CTTTCATTATAAAAGTGTTCCTGATCCTGTCAGCTCAGTTGGTGGTCACTGGGGCAATTGTCAGCGTGTTTCTTTTCTG gaaaggttTAAAAACTTGGGTGCTCATGAATGCTTGGTTCACCTATGCAATCTT GCCGGCATTTTTTGTTGTACTGATTGTACTTGCTTGCTGTGGGAAACTCCGCCGTCAGGTGCCTGCGAATTACATCCTCCTGGGATTATTT acaGTTCTTCAAGGTCTGCTGCTCGGAGCCATATCAGT TTTCTACAATGCCGAGGAAATCTTATGGGCAACAGCAGCAACCGCTCTGGTGACGTTATCGCTCACTTTGTTCGCTCTTCAGACAAAA TGGGATTTCACGATGTTGAACGGAATCCTATTTGTTTCACTCTTCGTACTTCTTATCTATGGAATTCTCTTACTCTTCATACGATCATAT TGGCTGCATCTGTTGTATGCTGGCCTTGGAACTATAATCTTCTCACTT tACTTGGTGATGGATGTACAGCTCATGGTGGGAGGGCGCCACCATCACTCTGACCTGGACCCTGAAGAGTATGTTTTTGCTGCCCTGAACATCTACTTGGACATCATcaaccttttcatttttattttgcaactgATTGGACTTGGACGGTAG
- the LOC125081445 gene encoding protein lifeguard 1-like isoform X2, with protein MDLEASEPTDFSSGGHHHLVRKAADSNVQIKSGQSSTSAPSEPQKTHGNPHSKMRERTDVYVVQISDETTPDESNNLASPFSDASIRRAFIIKVFLILSAQLVVTGAIVSVFLFWKGLKTWVLMNAWFTYAILPAFFVVLIVLACCGKLRRQVPANYILLGLFTVLQGLLLGAISVFYNAEEILWATAATALVTLSLTLFALQTKWDFTMLNGILFVSLFVLLIYGILLLFIRSYWLHLLYAGLGTIIFSLYLVMDVQLMVGGRHHHSDLDPEEYVFAALNIYLDIINLFIFILQLIGLGR; from the exons ATGGACTTGGAGGCCAGTGAACCAACAGACTTTAGTTCTGGAGGTCATCATCATCTGGTTCGGAAAGCAGCAGATAGTAATGTCCAGATCAAGTCTGGTCAGTCCTCCACATCTGCACCTTCTGAGCCACAAAAAACTCACGGGAATCCACATTCAAAGATGAGAGAGCGAACGGATGTCTATGTGGTACAAATTTCAGATGAGACCACCCCAGATGAGAGCAATAATTTAGCCAGTCCATTCTCAGATGCATCGATCCGCAGAG CTTTCATTATAAAAGTGTTCCTGATCCTGTCAGCTCAGTTGGTGGTCACTGGGGCAATTGTCAGCGTGTTTCTTTTCTG gaaaggttTAAAAACTTGGGTGCTCATGAATGCTTGGTTCACCTATGCAATCTT GCCGGCATTTTTTGTTGTACTGATTGTACTTGCTTGCTGTGGGAAACTCCGCCGTCAGGTGCCTGCGAATTACATCCTCCTGGGATTATTT acaGTTCTTCAAGGTCTGCTGCTCGGAGCCATATCAGT TTTCTACAATGCCGAGGAAATCTTATGGGCAACAGCAGCAACCGCTCTGGTGACGTTATCGCTCACTTTGTTCGCTCTTCAGACAAAA TGGGATTTCACGATGTTGAACGGAATCCTATTTGTTTCACTCTTCGTACTTCTTATCTATGGAATTCTCTTACTCTTCATACGATCATAT TGGCTGCATCTGTTGTATGCTGGCCTTGGAACTATAATCTTCTCACTT tACTTGGTGATGGATGTACAGCTCATGGTGGGAGGGCGCCACCATCACTCTGACCTGGACCCTGAAGAGTATGTTTTTGCTGCCCTGAACATCTACTTGGACATCATcaaccttttcatttttattttgcaactgATTGGACTTGGACGGTAG